One stretch of Roseibium sp. HPY-6 DNA includes these proteins:
- a CDS encoding AMP-binding protein, translating to MSDQQFDARERQDPAQRERDLFARLPDLLAHARDHAAGWEKQLAGHDLEGVRDRKALSGLPVLRKSDLMEQQRANPPFGGYLAGDLSEAARVFMSPGPIWEPQAPGLDPWNGARSLFAAGFRKGDIVLNAFSYHLTPGGFILDQGAVALGCTVFPAGVGNTDMQVEAVEVLKPAGFVGTPDYLKVLLDRGREQGRDVSSIKKALVSGGALFPTLREEYEAQGITVGQCYATADLGVIAYETAARQGMVVNEDYIVEIVRPGTGEPVADGEVGELVVTNFNDLYPLIRFATGDLSKIIPGQSACGRTNMRLAGWMGRADQRTKVKGMFVDPSQIAQIVAAHPEVSKARLAVTRAGEADAMTLAVETDALEDGLSERVSMTLTDITRLKGDVQIVSPGALPNDGKVIADEREYG from the coding sequence ATGAGCGATCAACAGTTTGATGCGCGCGAGCGGCAGGATCCCGCTCAGCGTGAACGGGATCTCTTTGCCAGGTTGCCGGATCTTCTGGCACATGCGCGCGATCACGCAGCCGGCTGGGAAAAACAGCTTGCGGGCCATGATCTTGAAGGCGTTCGCGACAGGAAGGCGCTGTCCGGACTGCCGGTGCTGCGTAAATCCGATCTCATGGAACAGCAACGCGCCAATCCTCCTTTCGGCGGGTACCTGGCGGGAGACCTCTCCGAAGCGGCGCGCGTCTTCATGTCTCCCGGTCCGATCTGGGAACCGCAAGCTCCGGGGCTCGATCCCTGGAACGGGGCACGCAGCCTGTTTGCCGCGGGCTTCCGTAAAGGCGACATTGTCCTGAATGCGTTTTCATATCACCTGACCCCCGGTGGCTTCATCCTGGATCAGGGCGCGGTTGCGCTTGGCTGCACGGTTTTCCCCGCTGGCGTCGGCAATACGGATATGCAGGTCGAAGCCGTCGAAGTCCTCAAGCCAGCCGGCTTCGTCGGCACACCGGACTATCTCAAGGTCCTCCTCGACCGGGGCCGGGAACAAGGCCGCGATGTCTCCTCCATCAAGAAGGCACTTGTTTCCGGCGGGGCGCTGTTTCCAACGCTCAGGGAGGAATACGAGGCTCAGGGGATAACGGTCGGACAATGCTACGCGACGGCCGATCTCGGCGTGATCGCCTATGAGACTGCGGCCCGCCAAGGGATGGTTGTCAACGAAGACTATATCGTTGAAATCGTGCGGCCCGGGACAGGTGAACCAGTCGCTGATGGTGAAGTCGGTGAGCTTGTCGTGACCAACTTCAACGACCTTTATCCCCTCATCCGCTTTGCGACCGGCGACCTTTCCAAGATCATTCCAGGGCAATCCGCCTGCGGGCGCACCAACATGCGCCTTGCCGGCTGGATGGGGCGGGCAGACCAGAGAACCAAGGTCAAAGGCATGTTCGTCGATCCATCGCAGATCGCCCAGATCGTTGCGGCACATCCGGAAGTCAGCAAGGCACGCCTAGCCGTGACCCGCGCAGGTGAAGCCGACGCAATGACGCTTGCCGTTGAGACCGACGCGCTTGAAGACGGACTGTCGGAACGTGTGTCCATGACCCTGACAGATATCACTCGTCTGAAAGGCGACGTTCAGATTGTCTCGCCAGGTGCGCTGCCGAATGACGGCAAGGTCATCGCCGATGAAAGGGAATATGGCTGA
- a CDS encoding ABC transporter ATP-binding protein: MALQDVDQSSSDSVTDAAETILSVNNIEVIYDHVILVLKGVSLTVPKGGIVALLGANGAGKTTTLKAISNLLSAERGEVTKGTILFDSDEVQALSPNELVRRGCIQVMEGRHCFGHLSIEENLLTGAYTRKDGHAAVKADLEMVYNYFPRLRERRQSQAGYTSGGEQQMCAIGRALMSRPKMILLDEPSMGLAPQLVEEIFEIVRQLNEKEGVSFLLAEQNTNVALKYATYGYILESGRIVLDGDAKALRENEDVKEFYLGVGGEGRRSFRNVKHYKRRKRWLA; the protein is encoded by the coding sequence ATGGCATTGCAGGATGTAGATCAATCGTCTTCGGACAGTGTTACGGACGCAGCCGAGACGATCCTGTCGGTGAACAATATCGAGGTCATCTACGACCACGTTATTCTGGTGCTGAAGGGCGTGTCGCTGACGGTTCCCAAGGGCGGCATCGTGGCGCTTCTCGGTGCGAACGGCGCGGGCAAGACGACGACACTGAAAGCGATTTCGAACCTCTTGAGTGCCGAGCGCGGCGAGGTCACCAAAGGAACGATCCTTTTCGACAGCGATGAGGTTCAGGCACTGTCGCCCAACGAGCTGGTCCGGCGGGGATGCATTCAGGTGATGGAGGGGCGCCACTGTTTCGGCCACCTGTCCATCGAGGAAAATCTGCTCACCGGCGCCTATACGCGCAAGGACGGGCATGCGGCTGTGAAAGCCGATCTGGAGATGGTCTATAACTATTTCCCGCGCCTGCGCGAGCGGCGGCAGAGCCAGGCGGGATATACATCGGGCGGCGAACAACAGATGTGCGCCATCGGGCGTGCGCTGATGAGCCGGCCGAAAATGATCCTGCTTGATGAACCCAGCATGGGTCTCGCACCGCAGCTGGTCGAAGAGATTTTCGAAATTGTCCGTCAGCTCAATGAAAAGGAGGGTGTCTCCTTCCTGCTGGCGGAACAGAACACCAACGTTGCGCTGAAATACGCGACCTACGGCTATATCCTGGAATCGGGCCGTATCGTTCTGGACGGCGACGCCAAGGCGCTTCGCGAGAACGAAGATGTCAAGGAATTCTACCTGGGCGTCGGAGGCGAAGGCCGCCGCTCGTTCCGGAATGTCAAACACTACAAGCGAAGGAAGCGCTGGCTGGCCTGA
- a CDS encoding ABC transporter substrate-binding protein translates to MKSIKQLALGTAVAVGVAFSGLATTAAQAEDSNYVPLLTYRTGPFAASGIHIANGMHDYLKMLNERDGGIGGVKLELEECETGYNAQKGVECYEATKGKGALVYNPYSTGITLQLIPKASVDKIPVLSMGYGLSAAAVGSVFPWVFNVPDTYWDGASVVIKYIGEQEGGLDNLKGKKIGYIFLDAGYGREPIPLLEQLAEKYGFELLQYPVGVKEMQNQSSQWLNVRRDRPDYMVMWGWGAMNPTAIKEAVKIRFPMDKFIGVWWSAGDDDAAAGGDGAKGYKAMNFSGVGSDFPALDDIKKHVVDAGLSSTDAETIGGTLYNRGVLNSVIIAEGIRTAQELTGKKVITGEDMRMGLEALDLDEARLKELGLSGFAHPMKVTCEDHAGSHPVFIQEWDGSQWRQVSGWIEPMTDVVRPLLEAAAADYAEKNAPWPARTEPCPN, encoded by the coding sequence ATGAAAAGCATTAAGCAACTTGCGCTTGGAACTGCTGTTGCCGTCGGGGTCGCCTTTTCCGGCCTTGCTACGACAGCCGCCCAGGCTGAGGACAGCAACTATGTGCCGCTGCTGACCTATCGCACAGGTCCGTTTGCCGCTTCCGGCATTCATATCGCCAATGGCATGCATGACTATCTCAAAATGCTGAACGAGCGCGACGGTGGAATCGGTGGCGTCAAGCTGGAACTCGAAGAATGCGAGACCGGCTATAACGCTCAAAAGGGTGTCGAGTGCTACGAGGCAACCAAGGGCAAGGGCGCACTGGTGTACAATCCGTATTCAACGGGCATTACCCTGCAGCTGATCCCGAAGGCCAGTGTTGACAAGATTCCGGTTCTCTCCATGGGCTATGGCCTGTCGGCAGCTGCCGTCGGGTCCGTGTTCCCGTGGGTGTTCAATGTGCCGGACACCTACTGGGATGGCGCGTCCGTCGTGATCAAATATATCGGCGAGCAGGAAGGCGGTCTCGACAACCTCAAGGGCAAGAAGATCGGCTACATCTTCCTGGATGCCGGGTATGGCCGCGAGCCGATCCCGCTTCTGGAGCAGCTAGCCGAAAAATACGGCTTTGAGCTGCTGCAATACCCGGTTGGCGTGAAGGAAATGCAGAACCAGTCATCGCAATGGCTGAACGTGCGCCGTGATCGTCCGGACTACATGGTCATGTGGGGCTGGGGAGCAATGAACCCGACCGCGATCAAGGAAGCTGTGAAAATCCGCTTCCCGATGGACAAGTTCATCGGCGTCTGGTGGTCCGCAGGCGATGACGACGCAGCCGCCGGTGGAGACGGAGCGAAGGGCTACAAGGCCATGAACTTCTCCGGTGTCGGTAGCGATTTTCCTGCACTTGACGACATCAAGAAACACGTCGTCGATGCCGGTCTAAGCTCGACCGATGCCGAAACGATTGGCGGAACACTCTATAACCGCGGCGTTCTGAACTCGGTCATCATCGCCGAAGGCATCCGCACTGCACAGGAGCTGACCGGCAAGAAGGTCATCACCGGTGAAGACATGCGGATGGGCCTGGAAGCTCTCGATCTGGACGAAGCCCGCTTGAAAGAACTGGGGCTTTCCGGTTTCGCGCATCCGATGAAGGTGACCTGTGAAGACCATGCGGGAAGCCATCCGGTCTTTATCCAGGAGTGGGACGGCAGCCAGTGGCGCCAGGTCTCAGGCTGGATCGAGCCGATGACAGACGTCGTGCGTCCGCTCTTGGAGGCGGCTGCCGCCGACTACGCGGAAAAGAATGCGCCGTGGCCCGCGCGCACCGAACCCTGCCCGAACTGA
- a CDS encoding branched-chain amino acid ABC transporter permease: protein MFYREAGQFKTSYKADQALMPILQDRVGLLVILAIAFVVIPVFANDFFLTSIMIPFLVFSLAAIGLNVLTGFCGQLSLGTGAFMGVGAYTAYKLTTIFPDANVIVMVLLSGVFSAAIGAIFGLPSLRIKGLYLAVTTLAAQFFLEWCFIRIGWLYNYNASGAIEIPHREAFGLVVSGAEATPIVRYFIVLCITAGIAFLMANVLRGRIGRSWMMIRDMDIAAELMGIRPLQTKLLAFAVSSYICGVAGAMMVFFWLNAAEPSSYSIALSFQILFMVILGGLGSLGGAFMGAAFIWILPVFLKFIPGTIGIDLAAETVEHVTFMIVGALIIFFLIVEPHGFARLWQIAKQKLRVWPFPY from the coding sequence ATGTTTTATCGCGAAGCTGGCCAATTCAAGACGAGTTACAAGGCGGATCAGGCGCTTATGCCGATCCTGCAGGACCGGGTGGGACTGCTGGTCATCCTGGCCATTGCCTTTGTGGTCATTCCCGTCTTTGCCAACGACTTTTTCCTGACGTCGATCATGATCCCGTTCCTGGTGTTTTCGCTGGCGGCGATCGGACTCAACGTGCTCACCGGTTTTTGCGGGCAGCTCTCGTTGGGTACCGGCGCGTTCATGGGCGTCGGGGCGTATACGGCTTATAAGCTGACCACGATCTTCCCGGATGCAAATGTCATCGTGATGGTGCTTCTGTCCGGCGTGTTCTCGGCTGCAATCGGCGCCATATTCGGCCTGCCGAGCCTGCGCATCAAGGGGCTCTACCTGGCCGTGACAACCCTCGCCGCACAGTTCTTTCTGGAGTGGTGCTTCATTCGTATCGGCTGGCTCTACAACTACAATGCGTCCGGCGCGATCGAGATTCCGCATCGCGAGGCATTCGGCCTGGTGGTATCCGGCGCGGAGGCAACTCCGATCGTACGCTACTTCATCGTCCTGTGCATCACGGCCGGGATCGCCTTCCTGATGGCGAATGTGCTGCGTGGCCGGATCGGGCGCTCGTGGATGATGATCCGCGACATGGACATTGCCGCCGAACTGATGGGCATCCGCCCGCTTCAAACCAAGCTTCTGGCCTTCGCGGTGTCCTCATATATCTGCGGCGTTGCCGGTGCGATGATGGTGTTCTTCTGGCTGAACGCAGCCGAACCGTCCTCCTACTCGATCGCGCTGTCCTTCCAGATCCTCTTCATGGTGATCCTGGGTGGTCTTGGCAGTCTGGGAGGCGCTTTCATGGGGGCCGCGTTTATCTGGATCCTGCCGGTCTTTCTGAAATTCATTCCGGGCACGATCGGTATCGATCTCGCCGCGGAAACGGTCGAGCACGTCACATTCATGATTGTCGGAGCCTTGATCATATTCTTCCTGATCGTTGAACCGCACGGGTTCGCGCGGCTCTGGCAGATCGCGAAACAGAAACTCCGGGTTTGGCCATTCCCCTACTAG
- a CDS encoding branched-chain amino acid ABC transporter permease, with protein MLYDIFIDPFVQMYDMPDFFLQVLWEGFVAGILYALIALGFVLIFKASGVFNFAQGIMVVFAGLTLVGLNENGVPAYLALALTIGAMGILAYGVERVVMRPLVNQPDIILLMATIGLTYFLIGFGEFVFGGEPKQMITEELGLPTGSTAIEFGERGLVILQHIDIAAAVIAVLMVAALGIFFNKTRIGRALRAVADDHQAALSVGISLNQIWAIVWFAAGLVALATGIMWGARSDVSFALEIVAFKALPVLILGGFTSIPGAIVGGLIIGFGEKIGELYWGGLVGGGIESWLAYIIALIFLLFRPQGLFGERIIERV; from the coding sequence ATGCTTTACGACATATTCATCGATCCCTTCGTGCAGATGTACGATATGCCGGATTTCTTTCTTCAGGTGCTGTGGGAAGGCTTTGTCGCCGGTATTCTCTACGCGCTGATCGCGCTTGGATTCGTTCTGATCTTCAAGGCATCGGGCGTTTTCAACTTCGCGCAGGGCATTATGGTGGTGTTCGCCGGGCTGACACTTGTCGGCCTCAATGAGAACGGCGTCCCCGCCTATCTTGCCCTTGCCCTGACGATCGGAGCGATGGGCATCCTCGCCTATGGCGTGGAGCGGGTCGTCATGCGGCCGCTCGTCAACCAGCCCGACATTATTCTGCTGATGGCGACAATCGGCCTGACCTACTTCCTGATCGGGTTCGGGGAATTCGTCTTCGGCGGCGAGCCGAAACAGATGATTACCGAGGAACTCGGATTGCCGACCGGGTCGACAGCAATCGAATTTGGCGAGCGTGGTCTTGTTATCCTGCAGCATATCGATATCGCCGCTGCGGTGATTGCGGTGCTGATGGTTGCAGCGCTCGGCATCTTCTTCAACAAGACCCGGATCGGCCGGGCGCTGAGGGCGGTGGCCGATGATCACCAGGCAGCTCTTTCCGTCGGCATTTCGCTGAACCAGATCTGGGCGATCGTCTGGTTCGCGGCCGGTCTCGTCGCGCTTGCCACCGGCATCATGTGGGGCGCTCGTTCGGATGTCTCGTTCGCGCTGGAAATCGTGGCCTTCAAGGCGCTGCCGGTGCTTATTCTGGGCGGGTTCACATCCATTCCGGGCGCCATCGTCGGCGGGCTTATCATAGGGTTCGGCGAGAAGATCGGCGAACTCTACTGGGGCGGCCTTGTCGGCGGCGGCATCGAATCCTGGCTCGCCTATATCATCGCCCTGATCTTCCTTCTGTTCCGGCCCCAGGGCCTCTTCGGCGAACGCATCATCGAGCGGGTATAA
- a CDS encoding ABC transporter ATP-binding protein: MSAGPASVAEAAPREELLRVDNVSLSFGGVKAITDISFDILKGEIRAIIGPNGAGKTSMLNVINGFYHPQQGTITWQGKERRKMKPYEAASQGIARTFQNVALFKGMTTLDNIMSGRSLKMHRNFFWQLIWRGPAEREEIEHRKKVEEIIDFLEIQAIRKTPVGRLPYGLQKRVELGRALAMEPDLLLLDEPMAGMNLEEKEDMSRFIIDVNQEFGTTIALIEHDMGVVMDLSDRVVVLDYGKKIADGPPEDVQADQNVIDAYLGVSH, encoded by the coding sequence ATGAGTGCTGGACCCGCCAGCGTTGCCGAAGCGGCCCCGCGCGAGGAGTTGCTCCGGGTCGACAACGTGTCGCTGTCCTTCGGCGGCGTGAAGGCGATTACCGACATTTCCTTCGACATCCTGAAGGGGGAGATCCGCGCGATCATTGGCCCCAACGGTGCCGGCAAGACCTCGATGCTGAATGTCATCAACGGGTTTTACCATCCCCAGCAGGGCACGATCACCTGGCAAGGCAAGGAGCGGCGCAAGATGAAGCCCTATGAGGCAGCCAGCCAGGGCATCGCGCGCACGTTCCAGAATGTTGCACTTTTCAAAGGCATGACGACGCTCGACAACATCATGTCCGGCCGTTCCCTGAAAATGCACCGCAATTTCTTCTGGCAGCTGATCTGGCGCGGTCCGGCGGAGCGTGAGGAAATTGAACACCGCAAGAAGGTGGAGGAGATCATCGATTTCCTCGAAATCCAGGCGATCCGCAAAACACCGGTCGGGCGTCTTCCCTATGGTCTGCAAAAGCGCGTCGAGCTTGGCCGTGCGCTCGCCATGGAACCGGATCTTCTTTTGCTCGATGAACCGATGGCCGGCATGAACCTGGAAGAAAAAGAAGACATGAGCCGGTTCATCATCGATGTGAACCAGGAATTCGGTACGACAATCGCGCTGATCGAACACGACATGGGCGTTGTCATGGACCTCTCCGACCGGGTGGTCGTTCTGGACTACGGCAAGAAAATCGCAGACGGTCCGCCCGAAGACGTGCAGGCAGACCAGAATGTGATCGATGCGTATCTCGGCGTGAGCCACTAG
- a CDS encoding AMP-binding protein, with product MVGSASASSHGEDTFPKILLHNAKVFGARTAFREKDFGIWQSWTWSEVCEEIRAFSIGLKSLGLGAGDKVAIVGANRPRLYWAMVAAQALGAVPVPVYSDSVAEEMAYVLGHAEVKFAVVEDQEQVDKLLSMSDEVPTLTNIIYDEVRGLRDYDHTHLHGYETVQEKGRQLQANDAALAAQWSDGFSGGKGSDIAVMLYTSGTTGRPKGVMLSFDNLAVSARNANVFDHLDETEEVLAYLPMAWIGDHVFSLAQAFTAGYCVNCPEGMDTIDVDRREIAPTYFFAPPRVFENMLTQIMVRMEDAGKTKRAMFDFFMNIARKVGEKILNGEEVAFGDRVLYRLGEFLVYGPLKNRMGLTRMKVGYTAGEAIGPEIFRFYRALGLNLKQLYGQTEASVYITLQPDGEIFGDTVGKPAPDVELKIADSGEVMYRSPGVFVGYFKNDEATEKTKTSDGWVHTGDAGIIADNGHLKIIDRAKDVGKLNDGSLFAPKYIENKLKFFPNIKEAVAFGHERDMVAVFLNIDLTAVGSWAERNNVNYASYQELAAHPDVYAMVESHVDQVNRDLSSEPMMAGAQIKRFLILHKELDADDGELTRTQKVRRSFIADRYAPLIEALYDGSTSKHVRTEVTFEDGRKGAIEATVEIRDMEAHDAGKGLQEAAE from the coding sequence ATGGTAGGGTCGGCCAGCGCTTCGTCGCACGGTGAAGACACCTTTCCGAAGATCCTTTTGCACAATGCAAAGGTTTTCGGGGCCCGGACAGCCTTCCGGGAAAAGGATTTCGGGATCTGGCAAAGCTGGACCTGGTCCGAGGTGTGTGAGGAAATCCGTGCTTTTTCAATCGGACTGAAATCTCTCGGACTTGGTGCTGGTGACAAGGTTGCCATCGTTGGGGCGAACCGTCCCCGCCTGTACTGGGCGATGGTTGCCGCACAGGCACTCGGTGCGGTGCCGGTCCCGGTTTATTCGGACTCCGTGGCCGAAGAGATGGCCTATGTCCTCGGCCATGCGGAAGTGAAGTTCGCGGTTGTTGAGGATCAGGAACAGGTCGACAAGCTGCTGTCGATGTCCGACGAAGTGCCGACCCTTACCAACATCATATACGACGAGGTGCGCGGGCTTCGTGACTACGATCATACGCATCTTCACGGCTATGAAACGGTCCAGGAGAAGGGGCGGCAGCTCCAGGCAAATGACGCTGCTCTTGCCGCACAATGGTCGGACGGGTTCTCCGGTGGCAAGGGTTCGGACATTGCCGTGATGCTCTACACGTCGGGGACAACAGGCCGTCCGAAAGGCGTGATGTTGTCTTTCGATAATCTTGCTGTTTCCGCGCGCAATGCCAACGTTTTCGATCATCTGGACGAAACCGAAGAAGTGCTTGCCTATCTGCCGATGGCGTGGATCGGCGATCATGTGTTCTCGCTCGCGCAGGCCTTCACGGCGGGATACTGCGTCAATTGCCCGGAAGGCATGGACACGATCGACGTCGACCGCCGGGAAATCGCACCGACCTATTTCTTCGCACCGCCGCGCGTCTTTGAAAACATGCTCACCCAGATCATGGTGCGCATGGAGGACGCGGGCAAAACCAAGCGCGCGATGTTCGATTTTTTCATGAATATCGCCCGCAAGGTGGGTGAAAAGATCCTGAACGGAGAAGAGGTCGCGTTCGGGGATCGCGTTCTCTACAGGCTTGGCGAATTCCTGGTCTACGGACCGCTCAAGAATCGGATGGGCCTGACCCGCATGAAGGTCGGCTACACCGCCGGGGAAGCAATCGGCCCGGAAATATTCCGATTCTATCGCGCGCTCGGTCTCAACCTGAAACAGCTTTACGGTCAGACCGAAGCCAGCGTTTATATCACGCTTCAGCCGGACGGCGAGATCTTCGGCGACACGGTCGGCAAGCCGGCACCTGATGTTGAACTCAAGATCGCCGACAGCGGCGAGGTCATGTATCGCTCGCCGGGCGTCTTTGTCGGTTACTTCAAGAACGACGAAGCAACGGAAAAGACCAAGACCAGCGACGGTTGGGTGCATACGGGCGATGCCGGGATCATCGCCGACAACGGCCACCTGAAGATCATCGACCGCGCCAAGGACGTCGGCAAACTGAATGACGGGTCCTTGTTTGCGCCGAAATATATCGAAAACAAGCTGAAGTTCTTCCCCAACATCAAGGAAGCGGTCGCTTTCGGTCACGAGCGTGACATGGTCGCGGTCTTTCTCAATATCGATCTGACAGCAGTCGGTTCCTGGGCGGAGCGAAACAACGTCAATTACGCGTCCTACCAGGAACTGGCGGCGCATCCTGACGTCTATGCGATGGTCGAAAGCCATGTCGACCAGGTCAACCGGGATCTTTCGAGCGAACCGATGATGGCCGGTGCCCAGATCAAGCGTTTCCTGATCCTGCATAAGGAACTGGATGCCGACGACGGCGAACTGACGCGTACGCAAAAAGTGCGGCGTTCCTTCATTGCGGATCGCTACGCGCCCCTGATCGAGGCACTTTACGACGGATCGACGTCGAAACATGTGCGCACCGAAGTGACGTTCGAAGACGGCCGTAAAGGGGCGATCGAGGCGACTGTCGAGATCCGGGATATGGAAGCCCACGACGCCGGCAAGGGACTTCAGGAGGCCGCCGAATGA
- a CDS encoding LacI family DNA-binding transcriptional regulator: MTKSEPKKTNPTVQDVARAAKVSTATVSRALSSPERVSKKTRDKVSRAVEETGYVLNHAARNLRRRDTGTIVALVPDIGNSHFSNILQGIETVCAGKNLKVLIADTRKPSMSRPRISDVLSKNNCDGIVILDGHLSISEIRSINPKMPPIVTCGEWSDDPAVPIAVVDNLMGARLAVTHLLEHGHTNIGHVTGLLTHKPGRDRLEGFQAALAEGGLDPDSAWVFQGDYTLNAGERAARAWLDLADRPTAVFCASDRSAFGFISTLNEAGVRVPDEVSLVGFDDIDISGHFVPPLTSVHQPRRAVGEQAAKLLVKLLEGGHPDQESVQLEPWLVVRKSTAAKL, translated from the coding sequence ATGACCAAATCGGAACCCAAAAAGACAAACCCAACTGTACAGGACGTCGCGCGTGCGGCGAAAGTTTCCACGGCAACTGTCAGCCGGGCGTTGTCATCACCTGAGCGGGTTTCGAAAAAGACGCGCGACAAAGTCAGCAGGGCTGTTGAAGAAACCGGCTATGTGCTCAACCACGCGGCTCGGAATCTGAGGCGCCGGGACACGGGCACGATCGTCGCATTGGTCCCCGACATCGGAAACTCTCACTTTTCCAATATTCTCCAAGGTATTGAAACCGTCTGTGCCGGCAAGAACCTGAAGGTTCTTATTGCCGATACGCGTAAGCCGTCGATGTCGCGTCCCAGAATCAGCGATGTCCTAAGCAAGAACAATTGCGACGGGATCGTCATTCTCGATGGGCATCTCTCAATCTCCGAGATCAGATCAATAAACCCGAAGATGCCCCCGATCGTGACCTGTGGTGAATGGAGCGACGATCCCGCTGTTCCGATTGCCGTAGTCGACAATCTCATGGGTGCTCGGCTGGCCGTGACGCATCTCCTGGAGCACGGGCACACCAATATCGGCCACGTCACCGGGCTCTTGACCCACAAACCGGGGAGAGACCGGCTTGAGGGCTTTCAGGCGGCTTTGGCTGAAGGCGGACTTGATCCGGACAGTGCGTGGGTTTTTCAGGGGGATTACACGCTGAATGCAGGCGAAAGGGCCGCCAGGGCCTGGCTCGATCTCGCGGACCGGCCGACGGCCGTCTTCTGCGCAAGCGATCGAAGCGCTTTCGGTTTTATCTCCACCTTGAACGAAGCAGGCGTTCGTGTTCCCGATGAAGTGTCCCTGGTCGGCTTCGATGACATCGACATTTCCGGACATTTCGTGCCGCCTCTGACTTCGGTTCATCAGCCACGCAGGGCTGTGGGCGAACAGGCCGCGAAACTTCTGGTCAAACTTCTTGAAGGCGGCCATCCGGATCAGGAAAGCGTGCAACTGGAGCCCTGGCTGGTGGTGCGCAAGAGCACGGCAGCAAAACTCTGA
- a CDS encoding GntR family transcriptional regulator yields the protein MNEPQLMSQNRVKPIKRETFSNQIAANLRRAIISGEIESGSQITESDLAARFGVSRGPLREAMGQIAAEGLIETIPYTGTRVLKLSPEDVREIYSLRTALETLAFREVWARRDEAFTKELEARHKALMETLGLDDHVASSGAEVRFHSLVYEACGHKLLLESWHRIAGRMQLYLAEHQRAHGRKAPIEDAHQRYLQLALGDDLDLMLTEIEAHMQRGCTQMEQYLGFID from the coding sequence ATGAACGAACCGCAACTGATGTCGCAAAACCGGGTCAAGCCCATCAAGCGCGAGACATTCAGCAACCAGATTGCCGCCAATCTGCGGCGCGCGATCATCAGCGGTGAAATCGAATCGGGCAGCCAGATTACCGAATCCGACCTTGCGGCCCGCTTCGGTGTGAGCAGGGGCCCCTTGAGGGAAGCCATGGGACAGATCGCTGCGGAAGGCCTGATCGAAACCATACCCTACACCGGCACTCGCGTTCTGAAGCTGTCGCCGGAGGATGTCCGGGAGATCTATTCCTTGAGAACGGCGCTCGAAACACTTGCATTTCGTGAAGTCTGGGCGCGCCGGGACGAGGCGTTCACCAAGGAGCTTGAGGCAAGGCACAAGGCTCTTATGGAGACATTGGGCCTTGATGATCACGTGGCATCAAGCGGGGCGGAAGTCCGGTTTCATTCACTTGTCTATGAGGCGTGCGGGCACAAGCTTCTCCTGGAAAGCTGGCATCGCATCGCTGGCCGCATGCAGCTTTATCTGGCCGAGCATCAGCGCGCGCATGGTAGAAAAGCACCGATCGAGGACGCTCATCAGCGCTACCTTCAACTCGCACTCGGCGACGATCTCGATCTGATGCTGACAGAAATTGAGGCCCATATGCAGCGCGGCTGCACGCAGATGGAACAATATCTTGGCTTTATTGACTGA